The following nucleotide sequence is from uncultured Draconibacterium sp..
AATTTGGTGTTGTACAATGCAACCAGCGAAATGATGTTTGCCGCAAGGAAAAATGTATTGGTAATTAAAAGGTATTCGGTATTTAAGTGATTTAGCGAAGGAGTAAAATGAGGCGCAATATTGTAAAATAAAATAACAAGAATACCGGGTAATGCGGCATTAATAAACCGGAGTTTAATAAAAAAATAGCCAGCCATAAAAATAAGAAACAGACCTCCGTAATAAAACATGTTTTTGGGATCTCGCAGTAGCATAAATGCTATTCCTCCTCCTCCGATAACATAACAGAGTGATATGGCAAATTGCCAGAACTTTTTAAATGAAGGTGCAAACGAAAGTAGCCAAACAGCGACAAGTAGTGGCACCACAATTAAATACCGAACAATAAAAAATTCGCGAATGTAGTTGCCCGCAGTGTAAATGTCTAATAGACCAAAAAGGGCATAAAGAAAAGTAACAATTATAAAGGATATCCGAAAGGGAGTGAGTGACATTGTAAAGTACTCCTCACGATACTGTTCTTCCAATTTCGGGTCACGAAAATTTAAAGTCCAATGATTTATATTCAATTCATTAGTAAGTGTGTTTTCCCCTTTTATCTTCATTGTTGGCAAGTGTTTACAGTATTTGCAACAATTCTCGGTTACATCGAAGGACTACAATGATGTCACAAATTAACACTTTTTTGTGGAACTCCAAATTCTGAGCTAATGTTTAAGGGCAACATTATAAGTACCATAGGGAAATTATTGCTAATAGTTTGTAATTTTATAGGAAAACTAAAAAAACATGAGCATGGCTGAATCAAATTGTAGCAATTGCACACTACGTGCCAAATACGATGAAAAACCAAAGTCGTTTGCAGGACGTTTTTGGCGTTGGCATATTAACTGGTGTCCGGGTTGGAAAGGTTATATGAAATCGTTGGGAGAGGAGGAACGCGCTGAGTTGAAACAGCAGTATCATTTAAAATAAGTAAAGTCAGCACCTCACTCAACGTGAGATCCTGACTTTTTATTGACTTATAACTTTTTTAATCCTTTTAATTCCGACTTATCCGAAACGGGAATAATGCTAATTGCATAACCGCCGCCGGGAGCACATTGTTGTTTTAATTCCGATTTACTTGAAACCACATATTTTTTGATTTCATAAGCTTGCGGATTGGTTTTCCAATTGGCATCTTTTGCATCGGCATAAACCGTTGCAATGTATTTCTGATCCGGATTCAGAAAATCAAAACCGATTACAGAAGTGCGGGTTTCTTCGTCGTTTGTGCGACCCACAAACCAGTTCTCGCTACCTTTTTCTTTTCGGGCGTAAGTAATGTAATCACCCGGCTCTGCTTCCAAAACCAACGATTTATCCCAATCAAGAGCTACGTCTTTTATAAACTGGAAAGCATCCATATATTTTGCGTAAGTGGTTGGCAAATCGGCGGCCATTTGCAACGGGCTGTACATGGTTACATACAAAGCCAATTGGCGTGCAATGGTTGTACGCACCTGCGAATTATTATCGGGATTGTATGCGCTAACATGCGTTTCGAAAATCCCCGGTGTGTAATCCATCGGTCCTCCAATCAAACGTGTAAACGGAAGGATGGTGGTGTGATCAACATTGTTGCCTCCAAAAGCTTCGTATTCGGTTCCTCGTGCCGATTCGTTGCCGATAAGGTTCGGATAAGTTCTGCACAATCCTGTCGGACGAACAGCTTCGTGTGCATTCACCATTATTTTGTAATCAGCAGCTTTTTTTACCGCGTACAAATAATGGTTTACCATCCATTGTCCGTAATGGTATTCGCCACGTGGAATAATATCGCCCACATATCCACTTTTAACCGAGTTATAATTATTGTCGGCCATAAACTGGTACGCCGTATCTAAATGGCGCTCGTAGTTACGCACCGAGCTCGATGTTTCGTGGTGCATCATCAGGTGCACATTTTTACTTTTGGCATAATCGCGCAATTCGGCAACATTAAAATCGGGGTAGGGCGTTACAAAATCAAAAACGTAGTCTTTCGATTTATTGAACCAGTCTTCCCAACCTTCGTTCCAGCCTTCTACTAAAACGGCATCCAAGCCATTTTCAGCGGCAAAATCGATGTATTTTTTTACTTCTTCGGTGTTGGCAGCATGAATTCCGTTTGGAGTAGTTTTTGAATAATCAGTTACGCCCAGTTTTACACTTGGTAGATTGGTATATGCCCACGAGCTTTTCCCTGTAATCATTTCCCACCAAACGCCAACATATTTCACCGGTTTAATCCAGTCGGTGTTTTCAAGCGCGCAAGGCTCGTTCAAATTAAGTGTGATATTTGAAAGCAGAATATCGCCAGCCTTTTTGCCGGCAATAACGGTGCGCCACGGTGTTGTACAAGGTGCCTGCATGTAAGCCATGTTTCCCTGAGTATCGGGTGTTAGAGTTGATTCGAATACCATCTTTTTATCGTCGAGCTCGAGGTGCATGCACGAGTAATCTTTCAATGCTGCCTCGTGCAGGTTGATGTAGTAACCGTCGTTGGTTTTCATCATTAACGAGGTTTGTACAGCTGTTGCCGAAATTGGTGTTTGCGATGTGTTTGGTGTAATTGCTTTTTCCATCAATCCACGAATTTCCGACAGTTTAGATTTGGTGTAATCGTATTCTTGCGTGTCGTAATCGCCCGGAATCCAGAATGCAGTGTGGTCGCCGTCCATGGCAAACTCCGTGCGCTCGTTGGTTACCACAAAATAAATCAGGTTCTCCTGCTCCGGGAATTCATAACGAAAACCAAGTCCATCGTTAAATACACGAAAACGTATGATCATTTTTCGGTTGGTGGCCGACTGGTTTAAAGTAACTTCCAGTTCGTTGTAATGATTGTGAATTTCGCTTTGTTCGCCCCAAACCGGTTTCCATGTTTCGTCAAAAGTGGAAGTTTGGCTGTTAGCAATGG
It contains:
- a CDS encoding glycoside hydrolase family 97 protein — protein: MKRLLLILVLAVGTFFSHAEQITSPNGKMKLTFELSDGTPTYKLQLEDKTIIKSSKLGLELKDAEPLLSGFTIANSQTSTFDETWKPVWGEQSEIHNHYNELEVTLNQSATNRKMIIRFRVFNDGLGFRYEFPEQENLIYFVVTNERTEFAMDGDHTAFWIPGDYDTQEYDYTKSKLSEIRGLMEKAITPNTSQTPISATAVQTSLMMKTNDGYYINLHEAALKDYSCMHLELDDKKMVFESTLTPDTQGNMAYMQAPCTTPWRTVIAGKKAGDILLSNITLNLNEPCALENTDWIKPVKYVGVWWEMITGKSSWAYTNLPSVKLGVTDYSKTTPNGIHAANTEEVKKYIDFAAENGLDAVLVEGWNEGWEDWFNKSKDYVFDFVTPYPDFNVAELRDYAKSKNVHLMMHHETSSSVRNYERHLDTAYQFMADNNYNSVKSGYVGDIIPRGEYHYGQWMVNHYLYAVKKAADYKIMVNAHEAVRPTGLCRTYPNLIGNESARGTEYEAFGGNNVDHTTILPFTRLIGGPMDYTPGIFETHVSAYNPDNNSQVRTTIARQLALYVTMYSPLQMAADLPTTYAKYMDAFQFIKDVALDWDKSLVLEAEPGDYITYARKEKGSENWFVGRTNDEETRTSVIGFDFLNPDQKYIATVYADAKDANWKTNPQAYEIKKYVVSSKSELKQQCAPGGGYAISIIPVSDKSELKGLKKL